In a genomic window of Deltaproteobacteria bacterium:
- a CDS encoding PTS sugar transporter subunit IIA, with the protein MKIMDKLKPSAISCNLMGASRKEVMEELSVLLAMNCGKKPDDIMDALWERETASNTALNGGLGVPHAAIKGLTEFYVGFGISKKGVNCKSADGNPTHFFFVFLAPAGDMSNRMDLLAKVSRLFSEKTVKNELLKADTAQEVLAIIGREELGL; encoded by the coding sequence ATGAAAATCATGGACAAACTGAAACCTTCCGCAATATCCTGCAACCTCATGGGGGCGAGCAGGAAAGAGGTCATGGAGGAGCTTTCCGTGCTTCTTGCCATGAACTGCGGAAAAAAGCCCGATGATATCATGGACGCCCTCTGGGAGCGGGAAACCGCCAGCAACACGGCCTTGAACGGCGGCCTGGGGGTTCCCCACGCCGCCATTAAGGGGCTCACCGAGTTTTACGTGGGGTTCGGGATATCCAAAAAGGGCGTCAACTGCAAATCGGCGGACGGAAATCCGACCCACTTTTTTTTCGTCTTTCTGGCTCCTGCGGGCGACATGTCCAACCGCATGGACCTTCTGGCCAAGGTGTCCCGCCTCTTCTCCGAAAAAACCGTGAAGAACGAGCTTCTCAAAGCCGACACGGCCCAGGAGGTGCTTGCAATCATCGGGCGGGAGGAGCTTGGCCTGTAG